From the Carya illinoinensis cultivar Pawnee chromosome 4, C.illinoinensisPawnee_v1, whole genome shotgun sequence genome, one window contains:
- the LOC122307450 gene encoding cyclin-dependent protein kinase inhibitor SMR6-like, whose protein sequence is MGVSKKLQAVDGGLVRASLKPISTKPGGKASQDDEEDVCSTTPTAKEARIPEKLSCPPAPRKRRPSSRCHFDSVRVFFTPPDLETVFKLHVEKAN, encoded by the coding sequence ATGGGGGTCTCGAAGAAGCTGCAAGCAGTGGATGGAGGCCTAGTAAGAGCTTCGCTGAAGCCAATAAGCACGAAACCCGGAGGAAAAGCGAGCCAAGATGATGAAGAGGATGTTTGTTCCACAACCCcaacggcaaaagaagcaagaaTACCAGAAAAATTGTCATGCCCACCAGCCCCAAGGAAGCGCAGGCCTTCCTCAAGATGTCATTTTGACAGTGTCAGGGTGTTCTTCACTCCTCCTGATTTGGAGACAGTTTTCAAACTCCACGTCGAGAAAGCAAACTGA